The Micromonospora krabiensis genome window below encodes:
- a CDS encoding mechanosensitive ion channel family protein has protein sequence MRDNFSDAVGDALRAVMLFLPKAVAFVAILVIGWLVAKAALKIVDRVLERVGFDRAVERGGIRRALSRSRYDASDIVAKLVYYGLLLVTLQLAFGIWGPNPISDLIAGVIAWLPRAFVAIVIVVVAAAIANAVKDIIGGALGGLSYGRVLATVAYVFLLGLGIIAALNQIGVATAVTTPVLIAVLATLGGILVVGVGGGLVRPMQSRWESWLSRAEQESRTIATHARAYQAGRRDTEAELSRPAAADPDLTRPVPADPESTQVVTRPADPDATQVVPRSDDPDATQVTATGTSVPTPRAADDSEATMVIPPMEPRTDRR, from the coding sequence ATGAGAGACAACTTCAGCGACGCGGTGGGCGACGCCCTCCGCGCGGTGATGCTCTTCCTACCCAAGGCCGTGGCCTTCGTGGCCATCCTCGTGATCGGTTGGCTGGTCGCCAAGGCCGCACTGAAGATCGTGGACCGGGTGCTGGAACGGGTCGGCTTCGACCGCGCCGTCGAGCGCGGCGGCATCCGCCGGGCGCTGAGCCGTTCCCGCTACGACGCCAGCGACATCGTCGCGAAGCTCGTCTACTACGGCCTGCTCCTCGTCACCCTCCAACTGGCGTTCGGCATCTGGGGTCCGAACCCCATCTCGGATCTGATCGCCGGTGTGATCGCGTGGCTGCCCCGGGCGTTCGTCGCGATCGTCATCGTGGTGGTCGCCGCGGCGATCGCCAACGCCGTCAAGGACATCATCGGCGGCGCGCTCGGCGGCCTGTCGTACGGTCGGGTGCTGGCCACCGTCGCGTACGTCTTCCTGCTGGGCCTGGGGATCATCGCCGCGCTCAACCAGATCGGCGTGGCCACGGCGGTGACCACCCCGGTGCTCATCGCGGTGCTGGCGACCCTCGGCGGCATCCTCGTCGTCGGTGTCGGCGGCGGCCTGGTGCGGCCGATGCAGAGCCGTTGGGAGTCGTGGCTCAGCCGCGCCGAGCAGGAGTCCCGGACGATCGCCACGCACGCCCGGGCCTACCAGGCCGGCCGGCGCGACACCGAGGCGGAGCTGTCCCGGCCGGCCGCCGCCGACCCGGACCTCACCCGGCCGGTGCCCGCCGACCCGGAGAGCACGCAGGTCGTCACCCGGCCCGCCGACCCGGACGCCACGCAGGTGGTGCCCCGCTCGGACGACCCGGACGCCACCCAGGTCACGGCGACCGGCACGTCCGTGCCGACGCCGCGCGCGGCGGACGACAGCGAGGCCACGATGGTGATCCCGCCGATGGAGCCGCGTACCGACCGTCGCTGA